In the Hirundo rustica isolate bHirRus1 chromosome 2, bHirRus1.pri.v3, whole genome shotgun sequence genome, ACAGGCAACTCTTTGTATTACAGGGAAATATCACCTCCTTTGGTTGGCACCTCATTTGACTTCCCTTGTTGGGCGAGTCTTTAGCCAATTCATCAATACCCCTGCTTTCCAAATGGAGCAGAAACTGATAGGCAGTGATAAGGCTTTCAACCCAAGGCCTTTTTCCTCAGTATTTCCTCAGAGCTCTTCCTTTCCGTGGGAACTCCGCCCAACCTTACAGCTCTCCCGGGTGGCTGGAAGTGCTCTTACCAGCATGGAAACACCTCAGCACCCAGAGTTCACTGTTGACCTCCAGGTCCTTCAGTACTGCGCAGTTTAAAACTGTTCAGTCCTCTGAAGAGGCCAAGCTTCACCCTTCTGGGTATTTTTGCAATGTAGTAAacctaaattttattttttttaattgcacttTTCTTATTCTCAAATTGACAGTCCTCTGTGAAGGACAGTCAATTTGAGAATAAGAATGTTCCCTTTTTGTGTGTATTAAACCTGATTTGGCCACACATAGCCCTTACCTACACTCTCCCTTCCCTGACAGAGCTGAGATCACATTGCCACAGGAAGAGCCCTGACTTCCCTGTTTGCTGTTTAGTAATACAGAGAACACCTGGGACAATATCTGGTCTGCTTACAGCAGAACATTGTTTATCCAGATAGATATGATCAAATtattctcttctgctgcttccagagagGAAACGGGGTGCTAGGACAACTTAATTTGTCCTGAGGAACATATATTgcaccttcttccttcttgctgtGTATGTTAGAAGTTCAGAACTTTTGTTATCCTTTGTTTTGGAGAGGTCTCTAGTGGCTTGCCACAGGGAGCAAGCAGGATtttggtggtgtggttttttttgtttgttttgttggggttgtttgtttgttttgttgttttttgttttgttttgttttttcaaaaaaggAGGTAATAGCTTCtatgaggagaagaaaatgtatttagactgattttacatttttaatggttttgattgttttctctttagcCTGCATCTCTGTACGTCCTAGAGGAATTGTACAGTGTGCAGTGTTTAGTGTGCAAAAATATGCACTCCTGCAAAAAAATATCCCACCCAACACACTCATTTTGAATTAGTAATAGAAGAGAGAAacatgagagaaaaaggaaaaaaaacaaaaacaaaaccaaaaaaacaccaagctCTATTTATACAAGAAAGCATTGCGTGTCCCTTAcaacagcattttttcttctgcaagctGGTAGAAACTGTGACTAGCAGATAATGCCACATTCATGTTTACTTTGGTTAAATAGaaacacaggttttttttcaaaactcaaGAGCTGGCAGAAGCACAGTAATTGCATACAGACTTTGAAGAGTTTGGGAACTATTTTTCACAGTCAGTGTTGTTGAGTCTGGAAGAGGCTTCTGGAGATCACCCAGCCCAATCCCTCTGCCACGGCAGGGTCACCTTGAGCAGATCACACAAGGAAATGTCCAGGTGGGATTtaaatgtctccagagagggagaatcCATGGCCTCCgtgggcagctgttccagtgctctggcCCATAAGCACAAAGAAGTTCCTCCTCAAACTGAGTGGAACTTTTTGTGATTTAGTTTGTGGCCATTGCTCCTCATCCCggcactgggcaccactgaaaagagcctggcaccatcctcttgcCACCCACCTTTGAGGTATTTGCACACACTGACCAGATCCCCTCCCAGTCTTGTCTGCCATAACTTGGCTTTTCCACAGTTTGATTGAGAAGAATGTTTTGGATCACCCACCATGCAAGGATAAGTGTTCTCAGGAAATGTAGGATGGAAAAGCATGGGAATGATGAGCTATTCCAGTGCTGAACGAACACTAAGGAACAATTTCAGTCATGAGACTTCCTGATAACTTTGATACATAAAAAAGCACATAAAATGGAAGCAATCTGTCTTCCCGTCTCTCCCTCCTACCCTTTCACCCGCTTCCTGGAATATATTGGACTATAGGCAAAATTGGTTTAGAGACTGTTACTGTACAGAGGCAAGAGCCAAGGTAACGCTGACCCCCACCCCAACCAACATCAGCTTTCCAAGACCCTCTATTTAAGCAGCTCTGCATAAAATCATCATCTTGTACGTTAGGAAAGTAAACTTGCCTCTACTCGGCTGTGGCACAGTGTGAAATTATGGAAATGACCCACGAATTTTCCCCACACCGCGCTGGGTTTGTGGCCTGGCTGCCGCGGTCCATGGCTCGCCGCGTAGGAGCAGCTTTCTCACCCTCAGGCAGACAGGGCTGCCGCGGTGCCCGTCAGGAGCCCGGGGAGCGCCGGCAGCCACAGGGAAGTGCTGTGCCCCCTCAGGAGCCGGGAGCACCGCGGGAATTAGGACAGGCCGCAGCTGTCCCGGGCAGGGGCTACACGGCGCCATTGGAGCGTTCCTGTGTAGGAGAGAGAAAGTTACTTCCATGGCGGCTCGTTGGTCTAGGGGTATGATTCTCGCTTAGGGTGCGAGAGGTCCCGGGTTCAAATCCCGGACGAGcccattttggttttttttttttttttgttactttcttCTCCGCTGCAGCGGAGGCTGACAACGGACGGGAGTGACAACGAGACCCACTCGTTCCttttcagtgcaaaaaaaaaaaaaaaaaaaaaaaaaaggcgttAAGAGCTCACCGAAAACCGGCCGCTCCTCTTCGTCTCGCACCGGGCGTCGCTACTCCCATTCTTCCCCGGCAGATCCTCGCCTTCCCCATCGCCGGGCGCTGcggggccgctccccgcccgtCCAGCGGCTGAACCTCGGCACTCCGTGCCGGCTGCGGCGCCGTCCCCGCGCCCCGGTCCCGCTGCGGACGAGCTTCAGACGCAAAAGGGCAGAGGGGCTCCGCGGCGGCAAAATACGAGGCGCTTCCGCACCCCTTTTCCAGCGGGCTCGTCCGGGATTTGAACCCGGGACCTCTCGCACCCGAAGCGAGAATCATACCCCTAGACCAACGAGCCGCTCTGTAGGTGCTTTCCCAGCTCCGCAGTTCAACGTCGTCCGGCCTCGTCCCGACCCGACCGCTACCTCGATGTTTGTGTGGGTCTGTCCTCGCCGACCCCCACCAGCGGCTTTGCCCGGCGCTCGGGAACACACCGCTGCTCCCCCGAACCGCGGCGGCCACGGCCATTTCTCCCAGCTAGCTCCCTCCGTCTCCTCCCCCGGGGTAATCCCTGGCATCGCCCTTCCCCCGGCCCTACGGCTCCGCTCGTTAGCGACGGCTCCGCGTCCCCGCGGGGGGAGCAACGGTCCCCGCGGCGCTTCGCTGCATTCCCCCGCGCTGATCCCGCTCCCGCGCTCATCCGAGGGCCGCAGCAACAACCCAGCCTTCCCATTCCCACTTCCACTCCCATTTCCCTCCCACAGCGGTGGCGCTGGAAGCCGGGCGAGCTCgttccctggggatggagagGAATGGGACACCCCGCGCCACCCCCCCGCACCGCCCCCGGCTTTGGTTCGTCCCGGGCCGCGCCGTGCGCTGCGCCCCCTGGCGGTGCGGGGAGGGGGTGGCACGGGGTCCCCCCTCTGTCCGCTCTTCCTCGGGCTTCTTCCATCCCTCcaggaggaaacaaaacaacaaaacgcACAGATTTTCGTTTCGCTTTGGTTTTATTCCACcgtttatttattctgtttctccCCCGGATTTCCATTCCCGCGCTCGGGACACACATACACGTTCTCTACACAGGCACGCATATATCTGCATGTACAGTAAGGCACAACCGCTCACATCCCTGCCGAGAGAAGAAACGGGGCAGCCAAGGATTGCAGCCTGCCCTGGAATACGAGCTAGAGCAAGCAGATTAAAAGGGATTCAAGGGCAACAATGCTCCACGGCACGGCTCAGAAGGGTGTGGAGGTCGTGTTTGCCAACAAGCCCATGATAATTCAGGAGGGCAAGCCGCTGCTGGCTCTCAGTAAGCGTGACCTCAGTCCACGTCACAGGATGGACATTTTGTTCAGCTTCAGGTACTGCTGTCAGGAAACTGGTCAAGTGAGGGTCTGACATTCTGACATTCCCTCAAATACTGCCCAGATTCAAATCGTAGTGACTGCTAGCCCATGACTTTTAGTAGCCCAAGAGTGAATGCAAATCCCGTACAGTACTGAGGAGGGACTGGCTGCCTGAGCTTCACCAATTCAGCCAGGCAACTCCACTGGAAACTCAGCCAGCTAGGACTTCTTTGACCTGCACAAAATTAATTGGCTGTTTCCAGGAAGCTGGGATGCTTTCTATACTGAGTGGCTCTTGGTGGCCAAACAGCAGAAGTTTCAACACAGACTGGATATGGTCCGGAAGTGAGAAAGACTGATGGGCAAGCAGCCCTTCTAAATCTGGACTGCAGCCCGGAGCCAGATAAGAGAACTTGCCCTGCTGACCTACTCAGCACATCTTTTCTTTGCATACCGTCTGCTGATTGTCACTTTCCACCACACTAAAAGCACCCCAAAGCTGAAGCACACAGGACCTACTAGCCTACCACAGGTGGCTGTTTCACAGATCAGCCCCACTTCATAGggattttccttttatattttgtatttatatatttttatgatcAATCTTCTAGGAGTTTTCCCCGTGTTCAGGGGGGACATCGTTTGCCATACAGCACATATGGAGAAAACATACTGTTTCCTATTGTTAAAACATTATTTAGTGAAGTTTTAGAACCCAAAGTACTTTAAAAGAAGCGACCAAAAAGGCACCATACGTGTATGTATGTACATAACTGATGAACTTCATCTAAGACCAATgcaggggagaagaaaatgacattttggaGCAGGATGAAGAAGCAGAAGGACCACGAGTGGTGGTGGCGGTTGGCTCCAGGACGGCTGGTATCAGGTCTCTCAGTCCCCAAATATCACCAAGGAATGCCAGCCATCACCTGAGCTTTGAACGCTGAAGAGATTGCAAAACAGTCTCTTGTTCCAGCCATCCCAAAATATGATGGTGCAAAGCAGGGAGCCAGCAAGTGTCCACTCAGCTCTGTGATGAGTCTGGACCGCAGGGGATTTCTGCattctgctcctctcctgccactgaaggttttccagcagcttccaTCTCGATTGGGTTAGATGGCTCCCATCCACGTGTTAGGTCTCCTCTGCCCTGATTGGGTGTGTCCTTTTGAGAGGGGAAAATAAGtaaggaaataatgaaaaaccaTCATGGCTCTAAGCAAAGACAGTGCTGGGAAGTCCTGGGGCTACTTTGGAGGTTTCTGTGCTAGGGGGCAAAggtgagctgcagcctgagcaccAGAAtccttcctccagctgctccttgccAAACCAAGGAAGCATTTGAAGAGGAGGTGGTTGAGGTGAGATGAGACACGTCCTCAGGCTTCTCTGGCTATGTTATCAGTGGTTACAGAACACACAAGAAGGTGCATGGAACAAGGCCTGCTTCAGGCAGCAGAAATCCTCTTTTATTTCAGTGGCAAAGGCCCACGCTTGCACACTTTCAGAGCTGACCATGAAACTCCTGTGCCCTGGGTTTGCTGGCAAAGCTGACAAGCTAAACACATAGGGAATATATTTATGTACACATGTACACATGCAACGTGTGcacacatataaatatttatatgtaagGAGTCGTATTGATGTAGTGCATACATGGTTACTGCTGGGGAAATGTGCTTTTTACTGCAAGTActttcagattgctttcaaaacAGCAATGCAGGAGGGTGCCTGGTGAGCAGAGCCTCTCTGTTATACTGTATCCAGAATTGCCTCTTTTCCATCCTCTCTGTAACATCACCCAGGAGGGCTGGTTGTTTTGAGTACCCTGCCTCACAGTCTCTGCAGGCCTGAGATCTGAGGCTTTTGACATGTGGGGAGCAGCAAAACTGCTGTTGTGTTCTGTCAGAGTTGCCTTTTTTGCTAACAGCAAAACCCTCAGGTGCCTGAGGAGCCACCACCACGCTGGCCCATCTTACCTGTGTGTCACAGCTACGCTGTGCCCTGGTCCTGCGTGACTGACACTGAAGGCTCACTGGCAGTCCCTAATCCCCCTGCatcctgtgccagtgctgcttcTTCAGTGTCTGATGTTCTCTGTGCGTCTGTGCTCTCACTGCTCTCCTTTGTTTCAGCTTcagctccctccttctccttgtccccctTTCCTTGTTCACAGGCAGCGCTTTGCCGCTCTTCTCCCTGGGGACTGTCACACGTCTCGTTGTTTCCAGAGGGAGGCTGAGGAGAGTTCTCCTCTCCTGGGGCATCATGACacacttcctcctcctttgtATTCCCTGTGTTATTCTTGCATGGAGTAatttcctctgcctgttttccccctttttccccatCTTCTGATCGACTGGATGCTCTCCTTGATGGGGGCTTCTCATCAGACTCTGCCTGTTGCTTCTGCTCTTTGCTCccttcttcttcatcctctGATCTGCTGGATCCCGTGCTCGATGCTGGCTTCTGGTCAGACCCTGcctgtttcttctgctctctgctccctgttTCCACCTCCTCTGTCTTGCCGTTGGGCCCAAAGACCTCATCTTCCCTGGCACCATTTTCTGGGGAGGACAAGTTGACCCCTAAATCTTCCCCGTCTCCGTACTCGGACAGAGATCTCCGGAACCTCCGGGAGGGAGGCCTGCGCTTTATGGATCCTCGCGTCCGCACCTGGGAGGCAGGAAGAGCAGACATCGAAGCAGTCAGGGGAGTGGTAATGGAAAGCAGGaaagcacagcagaggaaaacacCCCCGGATGTAGCAGCCTTTGAGGAAGGAGGCTGTACTCCAGCTGGTGATGGTGAATGCAGGTTATAGCTCCACAGTTTATGCCCGGCGCTCTGGTGACGCCGTGCCCTGTGTGGCTCCCTAAACTGAGCCTCAGCCACTGGAGACGTTCGCTGGCATGTGGCAccagctgctcacagcactCTAACAGCAGGCCTGAGggctcagcctcctcttcctcttcatccCCAAGCAATAAGCAAGCCTTGCGGAATGGAGAGTTCCCAGCAGGCGTATCCTACCTTGTTGTAGAACTGCAGCTGGGTGCCTTCTGGGGGCTGATCAAAGCTGACCGGCGTCTCGCTGGGCTGGGACTGAGTCCCTGGGCTGGTGGGCGTTGAGGGAGGCGTGCTGAACGGAGAAACCAGGACCTTCAGCCCAGGGCTTTTGGGAGACGC is a window encoding:
- the RCSD1 gene encoding capZ-interacting protein isoform X1 encodes the protein MENRPAETNSEVDKSASPSVAQLAGKFKEQAANVPGKEVPPHKPTRRKPPCSLPLYPHKTETSDNDEQKRSPNACPVPKVKVKSSPMIEKLQANLAFAPAALLPGASPKSPGLKVLVSPFSTPPSTPTSPGTQSQPSETPVSFDQPPEGTQLQFYNKVRTRGSIKRRPPSRRFRRSLSEYGDGEDLGVNLSSPENGAREDEVFGPNGKTEEVETGSREQKKQAGSDQKPASSTGSSRSEDEEEGSKEQKQQAESDEKPPSRRASSRSEDGEKGGKQAEEITPCKNNTGNTKEEEVCHDAPGEENSPQPPSGNNETCDSPQGEERQSAACEQGKGDKEKEGAEAETKESSESTDAQRTSDTEEAALAQDAGGLGTASEPSVSVTQDQGTA
- the RCSD1 gene encoding capZ-interacting protein isoform X2, with the translated sequence MENRPAETNSEVDKSASPSVAQLAGKFKEQAANVPGKEKRSPNACPVPKVKVKSSPMIEKLQANLAFAPAALLPGASPKSPGLKVLVSPFSTPPSTPTSPGTQSQPSETPVSFDQPPEGTQLQFYNKVRTRGSIKRRPPSRRFRRSLSEYGDGEDLGVNLSSPENGAREDEVFGPNGKTEEVETGSREQKKQAGSDQKPASSTGSSRSEDEEEGSKEQKQQAESDEKPPSRRASSRSEDGEKGGKQAEEITPCKNNTGNTKEEEVCHDAPGEENSPQPPSGNNETCDSPQGEERQSAACEQGKGDKEKEGAEAETKESSESTDAQRTSDTEEAALAQDAGGLGTASEPSVSVTQDQGTA